In the genome of Candidatus Thermoplasmatota archaeon, the window ACACCGTTGACCTCGTCCTCGTTGGCGACAGCGTGGATAGCCACCATGTCCTCACGGCCCATGATGTTCATGATAGTGGGACCTGAGATCCCCGGCAGAAGGGTCTTCAGGCTGGGCATGCTCGCCTTTGGGACGTTCGCCATGAGATATCTCTTCCTGGAGGCGTTCATGACGCTCTCGACCGCGCTGGTCACCTCCTCGATCCTTGCTTGCTTCTCGGCCATCGATTTGGCGTTGGCGATCAGTACTGCCTTCGATTCGAGCACGACCCCGATCTCTTTCAGGTGGTTCAACTTCAGAGTGGAGCCGGTCTCCACCAGGTCGGTTATGACGTCAGCGAGCCCCACCTGAGGAGCGACCTCAGCGGCCCCTGACACCTCCGCCACGTTGACATCCTTGCCCATCTTGGCGAAGAACGCCCTCGTGAGATTGGGGAAGCAGGTGGCGACGGTGCAGCCGCTCACCACCTGTTCAATCTTCTCGATCGCCGAATCATCGGGAACCGCTACGACCAAGCGGCACTTGCCAAAGTCAAGGGGCATGAGGTTCTCAACATTCCTTCCTGCCTCCATCACGAGGTCGAGGCCAGTGATCCCGAGGTCGGCAACGCCCATCTCCACGAACTCGGGGATATCATGCGCCCGGGCAAGGAGTATCTGATACCTGCCCATGCCGAACTCCGCCAAGAGCGTCCGGTTGCTCGAGTCA includes:
- a CDS encoding ATP phosphoribosyltransferase, whose product is MTTVRIAIPNKGRLNQSAIRLMNKIGFPIPDSSNRTLLAEFGMGRYQILLARAHDIPEFVEMGVADLGITGLDLVMEAGRNVENLMPLDFGKCRLVVAVPDDSAIEKIEQVVSGCTVATCFPNLTRAFFAKMGKDVNVAEVSGAAEVAPQVGLADVITDLVETGSTLKLNHLKEIGVVLESKAVLIANAKSMAEKQARIEEVTSAVESVMNASRKRYLMANVPKASMPSLKTLLPGISGPTIMNIMGREDMVAIHAVANEDEVNGV